From a single Anomaloglossus baeobatrachus isolate aAnoBae1 chromosome 4, aAnoBae1.hap1, whole genome shotgun sequence genomic region:
- the SCAMP2 gene encoding secretory carrier-associated membrane protein 2, with protein sequence MAGYDTNPFADPVDVNPFQDPAVTQITSGGHGNLEEFNPFSENSRLTTNQKTVPVQPVMPSQPAVLQPSIEPSPQAVAAAAQASLLQQQEELDRKAAEIERKEKEMTNVNINLRQNNWPPLPSKCPIKPCFYQDFSADIPADYQRTCKMLYYLWMFHAVTLLLNLLACLAYFTADSANGGVDFGLSILWFILFTPCAFICWYRPIYKAFRTDSSFNFFAFFIIFFCQIIIYIIQAVGIPHWGDSGWIIALTMVNTNTAVAVIMMIVAAFFTVSAALSLFLLKRVHSMYRRTGANFQKAQEEFSQGIFTNRTVQNAAAGAATSAARGAFQGN encoded by the exons GATCCTGCAGTCACACAAATCACCAGCGGCGGCCATGGGAACCTGGAAGAATTCAACCCTTTTTCTGAAAATTCCCGTTTG ACAACAAATCAGAAAACTGTGCCGGTTCAGCCCGTGATGCCTTCTCAGCCTGCTGTTCTACAGCCGTCCATAGAACCGTCTCCGCAG GCAGTAGCAGCGGCAGCACAAGCCAGCCTTCTCCAGCAACAAGAGGAGCTGGACCGGAAAGCAGCCGAGAttgaaaggaaagaaaaagaaatgaCGAATGTAAATATTAACT TAAGACAGAACAATTGGCCCCCGCTTCCTTCGAAGTGTCCCATCAAACCATGCTTCTACCAGGACTTCTCAGCAGACATTCCAGCTGATTATCAGCGCACATGTAAAATGCTGTACTATCTCTGGATGT TTCACGCGGTCACACTTCTACTTAACCTTCTGGCTTGCTTGGCATATTTCACCGCCGATTCTGCGAATGGTGGTGTGGATTTTGGCTTATCCATCCTGTGGTTTATTTTATTTACACCTTGTGCCTTTATATGCTGGTACCGGCCAATCTACAAGGCATTCAG aacagacagttctttcaatttcttTGCATTCTTCATCATCTTCTTCTGCCAGATCATCATTTATATCATACAAGCAGTTGGCATCCCTCACTGGGGGGACAG TGGCTGGATAATAGCATTAACCATGGTTAATACTAATACCGCAGTTGCAGTCATAATGATGATTGTGGCAGCGTTCTTCACTGTGAGTGCGGCCTTATCTCTGTTCCTGCTGAAGAGG GTTCACTCAATGTATCGCAGAACGGGTGCAAATTTCCAGAAAGCACAAGAAGAGTTTTCACAGGGCATCTTTACCAATCGCACAGTTCAAAACGCCGCTGCCGGAGCTGCAACCTCAGCCGCAAGGGGGGCATTCCAGGGAAACTGA